Proteins from a genomic interval of Microbacterium phyllosphaerae:
- a CDS encoding alpha/beta fold hydrolase — MVAAVTRTPVVLVHGWAGSAESWRPIQDALPASTWDAVAVRLPGSPGGGPGPATIAQGVRMVVDVLEGLASPAVLVGHSMGAQVTMLAHGHAPDLVQSEVVVDAAYAGAAESRQNMADWATAIEREGLPRVSEFFASATVGMLPGDARRVLADLHDTAPAVIASYLRSEYVDPDAIGLSPATEAAASARRRPVLSLHSTLDSVQREASLHTPPGSASQLWEGYGHYLHLEDPQRFVRVLDEWRNAREVQRSESQSRIVPAGSG, encoded by the coding sequence GTGGTGGCTGCAGTGACGCGCACACCGGTGGTGCTGGTGCACGGCTGGGCAGGATCGGCCGAGAGCTGGCGACCGATTCAGGATGCACTCCCCGCGAGTACGTGGGATGCCGTCGCGGTACGGCTTCCGGGCTCGCCTGGAGGAGGGCCTGGGCCCGCCACGATCGCCCAGGGTGTGCGCATGGTGGTCGATGTGCTCGAGGGTCTGGCTTCTCCGGCTGTGCTCGTCGGGCACTCGATGGGGGCGCAGGTCACGATGCTCGCCCATGGGCATGCGCCCGACCTCGTGCAGAGCGAGGTCGTGGTCGATGCGGCGTACGCGGGTGCCGCCGAGTCGCGCCAGAACATGGCGGACTGGGCGACGGCGATCGAACGTGAGGGGTTGCCACGCGTGTCGGAGTTCTTCGCCTCCGCCACGGTGGGGATGCTGCCGGGTGATGCTCGGCGGGTGCTGGCTGACCTGCACGACACCGCGCCGGCGGTGATCGCGTCGTATCTCCGCTCGGAGTATGTCGATCCGGATGCCATCGGCCTGAGCCCAGCGACCGAGGCTGCTGCGAGTGCCCGCCGCAGACCCGTGCTGTCGTTGCACTCGACGCTCGACAGCGTGCAGCGCGAGGCGTCGCTTCACACGCCTCCGGGGTCTGCTTCGCAACTGTGGGAGGGGTACGGTCACTACCTGCATCTCGAAGATCCGCAGCGGTTCGTTCGCGTCCTCGACGAGTGGCGGAACGCGCGGGAGGTCCAGCGCAGCGAGTCCCAGAGTCGGATCGTGCCGGCTGGGTCTGGCTGA
- a CDS encoding carbohydrate ABC transporter permease, whose product MTISSAPSPRTTRRAVGSPPTARRGWRASQNRAGLAFAAPFYIGFAFVFVLPILYAIQQSFFSVKSSGGLGLGGTEVVFSGIDNYVRAFSDEGFWGSMVRVAIFAVIQIPISLGLSLTAALLLDSLSSEVRASGFRTALLVPYMVPAIVASLIWVYLYSPRVGPFTSVGDFFGIDVNLFSPSMLWFSIGNLIVWMVLGFNMLILYGSLRGIDRSVLEAARVDGAGALRIAWSIKIPAIRGSLVLTGLLSIIGMLQIFNEPLLFRAASPETVTKDFTPIMSIYFQAFASNNYNYAAALSVVLAALLGVLSFGFYKLTTRKDAS is encoded by the coding sequence ATGACCATCTCCTCTGCCCCGTCACCCCGCACCACGCGTCGTGCGGTGGGCTCTCCGCCCACCGCACGACGCGGCTGGCGAGCCTCGCAGAATCGCGCCGGTCTGGCCTTCGCGGCCCCGTTCTACATCGGATTCGCGTTCGTCTTCGTCCTGCCGATCCTGTACGCGATCCAGCAGAGCTTCTTCTCCGTGAAGTCCAGCGGTGGGCTCGGGCTGGGTGGCACAGAGGTCGTCTTCTCCGGGATCGACAACTACGTGCGCGCGTTCTCCGACGAGGGATTCTGGGGGTCGATGGTGCGGGTGGCGATCTTCGCCGTCATCCAGATTCCGATCTCGCTCGGACTGAGCCTGACCGCCGCCCTGCTGCTCGACAGCCTGTCATCCGAAGTGCGCGCCAGCGGATTCCGCACCGCCCTGCTCGTGCCCTACATGGTGCCGGCGATCGTCGCCTCGTTGATCTGGGTCTACCTGTACTCACCGCGAGTCGGGCCCTTCACCTCCGTCGGCGACTTCTTCGGCATCGACGTGAACCTCTTCTCACCCTCGATGCTGTGGTTCTCGATCGGCAACCTCATCGTCTGGATGGTCCTCGGATTCAACATGCTGATCCTCTACGGATCACTGCGCGGGATCGACCGGTCGGTACTCGAGGCCGCACGCGTCGACGGGGCAGGGGCGCTGCGCATCGCCTGGTCAATCAAGATCCCCGCCATCCGCGGAAGTCTCGTGCTCACCGGACTGCTCTCGATCATCGGGATGCTGCAGATCTTCAACGAGCCGCTACTGTTCCGTGCCGCCTCGCCCGAGACGGTGACCAAGGACTTCACACCCATCATGTCGATCTACTTCCAGGCCTTCGCGAGCAACAACTACAACTACGCCGCCGCGCTCTCGGTCGTGCTCGCCGCTTTGCTGGGCGTGCTCTCGTTCGGCTTCTACAAGCTCACCACCCGGAAGGACGCATCGTGA
- a CDS encoding LamG-like jellyroll fold domain-containing protein: MNPPARRRSWRAFTATAIAAGLLATTAAPAAAASTPEPVLRGALAAAADTVATELRSSFVLPVIPDTQFYSRYSASQFYPKYDTNPFEVQTDWIVENKDELNIPFAVHVGDVVDQEWVTGEWDAAAKAMKILTDGGVPYSVVPGNHDVANMNARSSEANSWQYLQRFDKGRMQTQGGSTFVDSFQNGLSTAYIFEAEGHQWMSLALAWNASADTFAWAQGVLDAHPGIPVVLSSHAIINIDLDQTSPADWWWGEELWNQLIRKNDEIVVTVNGHFHGTTMRQRTNDFGHPVYQVLTDYQMAADGGNGYMTLFEFDLTNDRIDVESVSPWVTVKDKESLTANDTPVLDGPWQSFSMAVDFEGRFGYKPAEATQGDLSERAKEIVSEGWDGDGVGEHWAAAGRADDYIDVDGTVAHWRFGSVAEGVVDETTVIPDVAGASPMYRSAIDNTDAPEKLEDVQVSHKNVPFYSADRGAVCFSDVHRNATGPDNMSYISTEYGAPATFADLDSSSGYTVEAFLQLDEDWTEAANRWSAALTRGGARQWIGVNDSSDPGAGAAWLGISSLREYQFSAGDTDTRNSYTLWSGEIMQGSWHHVAIVNDPVADTVIMYVDGVPVLRNASKVGGMMAADFMPWIIGASTWNTEVEHGWHGCVGETRVVDHALASSEFLYQRVDLDASLAVTTDLVSVRPSDAVVSSLEGTGHAGASVSVSVDGAAAGSVVVGADGSWSLPLTSPIAGSGSHELSFVQSIGTRSGEAFEGVLVIGESTAWTPDEADLVPSLEGVVTVDPSRFAPGATVKISMPEGRDGESVYGFLFSTPTALGSASVSGTTATLTVPASVPFGEHRFALYAADGTLIGWDAVTVFDPDALTPGGSGAGSDAGGDPLATTGLDAQWMLLWVALGAGVIALGITLVLRRRRA; the protein is encoded by the coding sequence ATGAACCCTCCTGCCCGTCGCCGTTCCTGGCGAGCTTTCACCGCGACAGCGATCGCGGCCGGACTGCTGGCGACCACCGCCGCGCCGGCTGCGGCAGCATCCACTCCCGAACCGGTCCTGCGCGGTGCGCTCGCCGCGGCTGCCGACACCGTCGCCACCGAGCTGCGGTCGAGCTTCGTGCTGCCGGTGATCCCCGACACGCAGTTCTATTCGCGCTACAGCGCGTCGCAGTTCTACCCGAAGTACGACACCAACCCGTTCGAGGTGCAGACCGACTGGATCGTCGAGAACAAAGACGAGCTCAACATCCCGTTCGCGGTGCATGTGGGCGACGTCGTCGACCAGGAGTGGGTGACGGGCGAGTGGGATGCCGCGGCCAAGGCCATGAAGATCCTCACCGACGGGGGTGTGCCGTACTCGGTCGTGCCCGGAAACCACGACGTCGCGAACATGAACGCCCGCTCGTCCGAGGCGAACTCGTGGCAGTACCTGCAGCGGTTCGACAAGGGACGGATGCAGACGCAGGGCGGATCGACGTTCGTCGACAGCTTCCAGAACGGACTCTCGACGGCGTACATCTTCGAGGCCGAGGGGCATCAGTGGATGTCGCTCGCGCTCGCCTGGAACGCCTCGGCCGACACGTTCGCGTGGGCGCAGGGCGTGCTCGACGCGCACCCAGGCATCCCGGTGGTGCTGTCGTCGCACGCGATCATCAACATCGATCTCGATCAGACGTCGCCCGCCGACTGGTGGTGGGGTGAGGAGCTGTGGAACCAGCTGATCCGCAAGAACGACGAGATCGTCGTCACGGTCAACGGGCACTTCCACGGCACCACGATGCGGCAGCGCACGAACGACTTCGGTCACCCCGTCTACCAGGTGCTGACGGACTATCAGATGGCTGCCGACGGCGGCAACGGCTACATGACGCTGTTCGAGTTCGACCTCACCAACGATCGCATCGACGTCGAGTCGGTGTCGCCGTGGGTGACGGTGAAAGACAAGGAGTCGCTCACCGCGAACGACACTCCCGTGCTCGACGGGCCGTGGCAGTCGTTCTCGATGGCCGTCGATTTCGAGGGCCGCTTCGGGTACAAGCCGGCGGAGGCGACGCAGGGCGACCTGTCGGAGCGCGCGAAGGAGATCGTCTCCGAGGGCTGGGACGGCGACGGTGTCGGCGAACACTGGGCTGCGGCCGGACGAGCGGATGACTACATCGACGTCGACGGCACCGTGGCGCACTGGCGCTTCGGGTCGGTCGCTGAGGGAGTCGTCGACGAGACCACGGTGATCCCGGATGTCGCGGGTGCGAGCCCCATGTATCGCAGCGCGATCGACAACACCGATGCTCCCGAGAAGCTCGAAGACGTGCAGGTCTCGCACAAGAACGTGCCGTTCTACTCGGCCGACCGCGGAGCCGTGTGCTTCTCTGACGTGCACCGCAACGCCACCGGGCCCGACAACATGTCGTACATCTCGACCGAGTACGGGGCACCGGCCACCTTCGCCGACCTCGACTCGTCGTCGGGCTACACGGTCGAGGCCTTCCTGCAGCTCGACGAGGACTGGACCGAGGCGGCCAACCGCTGGAGCGCGGCGCTCACCCGCGGCGGCGCCCGTCAGTGGATCGGCGTGAACGACTCGTCCGACCCCGGTGCGGGGGCTGCTTGGCTCGGCATCTCGAGCCTGCGCGAGTACCAGTTCTCGGCCGGCGACACCGACACCCGCAACTCGTACACGCTGTGGTCGGGCGAGATCATGCAGGGCTCGTGGCACCACGTCGCGATCGTCAACGACCCGGTCGCCGACACCGTGATCATGTATGTCGACGGTGTGCCGGTGCTGCGCAACGCGTCGAAGGTCGGCGGCATGATGGCCGCGGACTTCATGCCGTGGATCATCGGCGCCTCGACCTGGAACACCGAGGTCGAGCACGGCTGGCACGGCTGCGTGGGCGAGACGCGCGTCGTCGACCACGCTCTTGCGTCGTCGGAGTTCCTGTACCAGCGTGTCGACCTCGACGCCTCGCTGGCCGTGACGACCGATCTCGTGTCGGTTCGTCCGTCTGACGCGGTCGTCTCCTCGCTCGAGGGAACCGGGCATGCCGGAGCATCCGTCTCCGTCTCGGTCGACGGTGCGGCTGCCGGGTCGGTGGTCGTCGGTGCCGACGGATCGTGGTCGCTGCCGTTGACCTCTCCGATCGCAGGGTCGGGCTCGCACGAGCTGTCGTTCGTGCAGTCGATCGGCACGCGATCGGGTGAGGCTTTCGAGGGCGTGCTCGTGATCGGCGAGTCGACCGCGTGGACGCCCGATGAGGCCGACCTCGTGCCGTCGCTCGAGGGCGTGGTGACGGTCGATCCGTCTCGCTTCGCTCCCGGCGCGACCGTGAAGATCTCGATGCCGGAGGGGCGCGATGGCGAGTCGGTCTACGGGTTCCTGTTCTCGACGCCGACGGCTCTCGGATCGGCGTCTGTGTCGGGGACCACCGCCACGCTTACCGTCCCCGCGAGCGTGCCCTTCGGCGAGCACCGCTTCGCCCTCTACGCCGCTGACGGAACTCTGATCGGGTGGGACGCCGTGACCGTGTTCGACCCCGACGCCCTCACCCCGGGCGGATCGGGAGCCGGATCGGATGCCGGTGGCGACCCGCTCGCCACCACCGGCCTCGACGCGCAGTGGATGCTGCTGTGGGTCGCGCTCGGCGCCGGAGTGATCGCCCTCGGAATCACGCTCGTGCTGCGGAGGCGCAGGGCCTGA
- a CDS encoding Ig-like domain-containing protein, whose amino-acid sequence MRTATRRARRRAIATLGVAALTAVALLPSVAQADAAADPDPTLLGDPTPLLIESLSAPGKVIEIGNAAAQPTIPDSTPAAAAVFPFAKTADALTAQAVLAYPVEASPERFVFANAEGEVLARRTNIDPNYRYLTIPGLTLDEAATDPSAQWTMSDAGGGYSYLRNVQTYASGATANLDMYNWATAAGSEVQTYDAGTANVQKWRTHRLTAEVAPVEQRVDTGKPPKLPTALTGRYSWGLTTPLANITWNAPSADVWTVDGTVTVEGTGVGFFGETVPVKAEYLVGSLGGATDVAMTGYVGQTLKELQMHAPTTVQRTISGSGTTVTAPVTWDWSALAADATATAGVIEVPAAASTGFAARLTITIAPAASVNILRGAGIHWDYTHLNGSNFRLTDGVRDVAGFDDWKSGGAANRVNPNTVSFYFDQPRQLTGAAVYDIGGRQNVGGVTVQYRDLIGGWIDMPTQAMTWPYVNATPNLSLEFTSTPVLATGMRVVITNKSNDNWMSLSEVEAFGPALAG is encoded by the coding sequence ATGAGAACCGCTACTCGGCGTGCCCGCCGGCGTGCCATCGCGACCCTGGGCGTGGCCGCCCTCACGGCCGTCGCTCTTCTCCCCTCCGTCGCGCAGGCTGACGCAGCCGCAGACCCAGACCCCACGCTGCTCGGCGACCCGACGCCGTTGCTGATCGAGAGCCTGTCTGCCCCCGGCAAGGTCATCGAGATCGGCAATGCGGCGGCCCAGCCGACGATCCCCGACAGCACTCCGGCGGCGGCCGCCGTGTTCCCGTTCGCGAAGACGGCGGATGCTCTCACGGCGCAGGCCGTGCTCGCCTACCCGGTCGAGGCGTCGCCCGAGCGGTTCGTATTCGCGAACGCCGAAGGCGAGGTGCTCGCACGTCGCACGAACATCGATCCGAACTACCGGTACCTGACGATCCCCGGTCTCACCCTCGACGAGGCGGCGACCGACCCCAGCGCGCAGTGGACGATGAGCGACGCGGGCGGCGGGTACTCGTACCTCCGCAACGTGCAGACCTATGCGAGCGGCGCGACAGCCAATCTCGACATGTACAACTGGGCGACCGCGGCCGGGTCTGAGGTGCAGACCTACGACGCCGGCACCGCGAACGTGCAGAAGTGGCGCACGCACCGCCTGACCGCCGAGGTCGCCCCGGTCGAGCAGCGCGTCGACACCGGCAAGCCCCCGAAGCTCCCTACCGCGCTCACCGGCCGGTACAGCTGGGGCCTCACCACCCCGCTCGCGAACATCACCTGGAACGCGCCGAGCGCCGACGTCTGGACGGTCGACGGCACCGTGACCGTCGAGGGCACCGGCGTCGGATTCTTCGGCGAGACCGTGCCGGTGAAGGCCGAGTACCTCGTCGGCTCGCTCGGCGGCGCCACCGATGTGGCGATGACCGGCTACGTCGGCCAGACGCTCAAAGAGCTGCAGATGCACGCGCCCACCACGGTGCAGCGCACGATCTCGGGCTCGGGAACCACGGTCACAGCCCCCGTCACGTGGGACTGGTCGGCGCTCGCCGCCGATGCCACCGCGACGGCCGGCGTCATCGAGGTTCCCGCCGCGGCATCCACCGGGTTCGCCGCCCGCCTCACGATCACGATCGCCCCGGCGGCGAGCGTGAACATTCTGCGCGGTGCCGGCATCCACTGGGACTACACGCACCTGAACGGCTCAAACTTCAGGCTCACCGACGGTGTGCGCGACGTCGCCGGCTTCGACGACTGGAAGAGCGGCGGGGCCGCGAACCGCGTCAACCCGAACACCGTGTCGTTCTACTTCGACCAGCCGCGCCAGCTCACGGGTGCGGCCGTCTACGACATCGGCGGCCGCCAGAACGTCGGCGGCGTCACGGTGCAGTACCGCGACCTGATCGGCGGATGGATCGACATGCCCACCCAGGCGATGACCTGGCCGTACGTCAACGCGACGCCGAACCTGAGCCTCGAGTTCACCAGCACCCCCGTGCTCGCGACCGGTATGCGCGTCGTGATCACGAACAAGTCGAACGACAACTGGATGAGCCTGTCCGAGGTCGAGGCCTTCGGGCCCGCGCTCGCCGGCTGA
- a CDS encoding ABC transporter substrate-binding protein, which translates to MTARKALMAIAAGGLVLSLAACSGSTSGTGDAGSAENPIELTFWGKTQGQKAQVDLWNEEHPEAQITYVEQGGDSDLSQALQNATTAGNAPDVFEVPRTYSVSFLADGVSRDIAEWFDNDDGAIAEGAFDFVSVGDTVVGVPYATNPTFNAINTTTFGQFGFEAPADWAEFLEQATTMQQQGDIKSMNLPGEDPSYLRDLATQFGAEWWQPEDDAWKIGFTSEESLAAGEIIQQAIDADIVSNNTYIEWDALMQFFASGQLSQFTTSTWQLPVYEQNFASSVGDWELASYPSESASADLVSPSYYNIYGISPSTDHPETAVEFARWTATDPDAIALLADPTEGAAAFPVVADPESVIDQLLPNELLGDTRADAPAVVLEAANTARSMIEGPNQASATEELTDWWAKVITKEATMQELLEHMQEWTIDDLTSKNIQVAE; encoded by the coding sequence ATGACAGCGCGAAAGGCGTTGATGGCCATCGCAGCGGGAGGCCTGGTTCTGAGCCTCGCTGCGTGTTCGGGAAGCACGAGCGGCACCGGGGATGCCGGGTCGGCAGAGAACCCGATCGAGTTGACCTTCTGGGGAAAGACGCAGGGCCAGAAGGCTCAGGTGGACCTTTGGAACGAAGAGCACCCCGAGGCCCAGATCACCTATGTCGAACAGGGTGGAGACTCCGACCTTTCGCAGGCACTGCAGAACGCGACGACCGCAGGGAACGCACCCGATGTCTTCGAGGTCCCCCGCACGTACTCGGTGTCATTCCTCGCCGACGGCGTCTCGCGAGACATCGCCGAATGGTTCGACAACGACGACGGGGCTATCGCCGAGGGCGCCTTCGACTTCGTGAGCGTCGGCGACACCGTGGTCGGCGTGCCGTACGCGACGAACCCCACGTTCAATGCGATCAACACCACGACCTTCGGCCAGTTCGGGTTCGAGGCTCCGGCCGACTGGGCCGAGTTCCTCGAGCAGGCGACGACGATGCAACAGCAGGGCGACATCAAGAGCATGAACCTGCCGGGCGAGGATCCCTCGTACCTGCGCGACCTGGCGACGCAGTTCGGTGCCGAGTGGTGGCAGCCCGAGGACGACGCCTGGAAGATCGGCTTCACGTCAGAAGAGTCTCTCGCGGCCGGCGAGATCATCCAGCAGGCGATCGACGCCGACATCGTCTCGAACAACACCTACATCGAGTGGGATGCTCTGATGCAGTTCTTCGCATCGGGCCAGCTGTCGCAGTTCACCACCTCGACCTGGCAGCTTCCGGTCTACGAGCAGAACTTCGCTTCGTCGGTCGGCGACTGGGAGCTGGCGTCATATCCGTCCGAGTCCGCCTCGGCTGATCTCGTCTCGCCGAGCTACTACAACATCTACGGGATTTCTCCCTCGACCGATCACCCCGAGACGGCAGTCGAGTTCGCGCGGTGGACCGCCACCGACCCCGACGCGATCGCCCTGCTCGCCGACCCGACCGAGGGCGCGGCGGCCTTCCCGGTCGTCGCCGACCCCGAGTCGGTGATCGACCAGCTGCTGCCGAACGAACTGCTCGGAGACACCCGCGCCGACGCACCCGCCGTGGTGCTCGAAGCCGCCAACACCGCACGCTCGATGATCGAAGGCCCCAACCAGGCGTCCGCGACCGAGGAGCTCACCGACTGGTGGGCCAAGGTGATCACCAAAGAGGCCACGATGCAGGAGCTCCTCGAGCACATGCAGGAGTGGACCATCGATGACCTGACGTCGAAGAACATCCAGGTCGCGGAGTAG
- a CDS encoding MalY/PatB family protein, which produces MTPGAFDQITQDDLRNAGSVKWTTFPDTIGAFVAEMDFGLAPAITGAVKDALDLGVTGYLPEKLAKDLSAATARWYANSYGWEVAPERVHHVPDVIAAFELAIDNFTTPGSAIIVPTPAYMPFLLVPPMRDRRVIEVPSIEVDGRWLMDLDAVAQAFRDGGEMLVLCNPHNPLGTVATRDELLAIADTVTAAGGRVFADEIHAPIVYAPATHIPYASVSNAAAAHTLTATSASKAWNLAGLKCAQIIISNDADAELWERLGFWPGHGTSTIGVVANTAAYTAGSEWLDQVVEYLDGNRRMLAQLVDEKLPGVRMIVPEGSYIALLDFRETGLSGDLGAWFREHARVAMTDGAACGVAAIGYTRFVFALPRPVMVEAVERIAVALREREAASV; this is translated from the coding sequence ATGACCCCCGGCGCGTTCGACCAGATCACGCAAGACGACCTGCGCAACGCAGGCAGCGTCAAATGGACGACCTTCCCCGACACGATCGGCGCCTTCGTCGCCGAGATGGACTTCGGACTCGCGCCGGCCATCACCGGTGCGGTGAAGGATGCTCTCGATCTGGGCGTCACCGGGTATCTGCCCGAGAAGCTCGCGAAGGACCTCTCCGCAGCGACCGCGCGCTGGTACGCGAACTCGTACGGGTGGGAGGTCGCGCCCGAGCGGGTGCACCACGTGCCCGACGTGATCGCCGCGTTCGAGTTGGCGATCGACAACTTCACGACGCCCGGGTCGGCGATCATCGTGCCGACGCCCGCATACATGCCGTTCCTGCTGGTGCCTCCGATGCGCGACCGCAGGGTGATCGAGGTGCCGAGCATCGAGGTCGACGGGCGATGGCTCATGGACCTAGACGCCGTGGCCCAGGCATTCCGCGACGGCGGCGAGATGCTCGTGCTCTGCAACCCGCACAACCCCCTCGGCACCGTCGCGACACGTGACGAGCTGCTCGCCATCGCCGATACCGTGACCGCGGCGGGCGGTCGGGTGTTCGCGGACGAGATCCACGCGCCCATCGTCTACGCGCCGGCGACGCACATCCCCTACGCCTCGGTGTCGAATGCCGCCGCCGCGCACACTCTCACCGCGACCTCGGCGTCGAAGGCGTGGAACCTCGCGGGTCTCAAGTGCGCCCAGATCATCATCTCGAACGACGCCGATGCCGAACTCTGGGAACGCCTGGGCTTCTGGCCCGGCCACGGAACCTCGACGATCGGCGTCGTCGCGAACACCGCCGCCTACACTGCAGGAAGCGAATGGCTCGACCAGGTCGTCGAGTACCTCGACGGCAACCGGCGGATGCTGGCACAGCTCGTCGACGAGAAGCTGCCCGGCGTGCGGATGATCGTGCCCGAAGGCAGCTACATCGCCCTGCTCGACTTCCGCGAGACGGGGTTGAGCGGTGACCTCGGGGCATGGTTCCGTGAGCATGCGCGCGTCGCGATGACGGACGGTGCCGCGTGCGGTGTGGCCGCCATCGGGTACACGCGGTTCGTGTTCGCGCTGCCCCGGCCCGTCATGGTCGAAGCGGTCGAGCGCATCGCCGTGGCGCTGCGCGAGCGGGAGGCGGCGTCGGTCTAG